In one window of Capra hircus breed San Clemente chromosome 28, ASM170441v1, whole genome shotgun sequence DNA:
- the NUDT13 gene encoding nucleoside diphosphate-linked moiety X motif 13 isoform X2 — protein MSLRHELERLLGKFGQDSQILEDSVLIGCSEQQEAWFALDLGLNSSSSVNASLQKAEMETALQGSFIKLTKALFELNVKDASLLSTAQALLRWHDTHQFCSRSGQPTKKNVSGSKRVCPSNNIIYYPQVAPVVITLVSDGTRCLLVRQSSFPKGMYSALAGFCDIGESLEETVRREIAEEVGLEVDRLHYSASQHWPFPNSTLMIACHATVKPGQTELQVNLRELEAAAWFSRDEVATVLRRNNPSNQQQSGAVPFWLPPKLAIAHQLIKEWVEKPTCSPLPA, from the exons ATGTCACTAAGACACG AGTTGGAAAGGCTCCTGGGTAAGTTTGGACAAGACTCACAAATACTAGAAGATTCCGTGCTAATTGGATGCTCAGAACAGCAAGAAGCATGGTTTGCTCTGGATCTAGGTCTAAATAGCTCTTCTTCCGTAAATG cTTCCTTACAGAAAGCTGAAATGGAGACAGCCCTCCAGGGGTCTTTCATTAAGCTGACAAAGGCTCTCTTTGAGCTGAATGTGAAGGAtgcctccttgctgtccacg GCTCAGGCTCTTCTCCGTTGGCATGACACTCATCAGTTCTGCAGCAGAAGTGGGCAGCCCACCAAGAAGAATGTGTCTGGCAGCAAGCGTGTGTGCCCTTCCAATAACATCATCTATTATCCACAG GTGGCACCTGTGGTGATCACTCTGGTGTCAGATGGAACTCGATGCTTGCTTGTCCGCCAGAGTTCCTTTCCCAAGGGAATGTATTCTGCCTTGGCAGGTTTTTGTGATATAG GTGAAAGTCTGGAAGAGACTGTCCGGCGAGAGATTGCAGAAGAGGTGGGATTGGAGGTGGACAGACTGCATTACTCTGCATCCCAGCATTGGCCCTTTCCTAACAGCACACTCATGATTGCTTGTCATGCAACTGTGAAACCAGGGCAGACAGAG CTCCAGGTGAACTTGAGAGAACTAGAAGCAGCTGCCTGGTTCAGTCGTGATGAGGTGGCCACAGTTCTGAGGAGAAACAACCCATCTAATCAACAACAGAGTGGGGCTGTCCCATTCTGGTTGCCCCCCAAGTTAGCCATTGCCCATCAACTGATAAAGGAGTGGGTGGAAAAACCAACCTGTTCTCCGTTGCCTGCTTAG
- the NUDT13 gene encoding nucleoside diphosphate-linked moiety X motif 13 isoform X3, translating to MAQALLRWHDTHQFCSRSGQPTKKNVSGSKRVCPSNNIIYYPQVAPVVITLVSDGTRCLLVRQSSFPKGMYSALAGFCDIGESLEETVRREIAEEVGLEVDRLHYSASQHWPFPNSTLMIACHATVKPGQTELQVNLRELEAAAWFSRDEVATVLRRNNPSNQQQSGAVPFWLPPKLAIAHQLIKEWVEKPTCSPLPA from the exons ATG GCTCAGGCTCTTCTCCGTTGGCATGACACTCATCAGTTCTGCAGCAGAAGTGGGCAGCCCACCAAGAAGAATGTGTCTGGCAGCAAGCGTGTGTGCCCTTCCAATAACATCATCTATTATCCACAG GTGGCACCTGTGGTGATCACTCTGGTGTCAGATGGAACTCGATGCTTGCTTGTCCGCCAGAGTTCCTTTCCCAAGGGAATGTATTCTGCCTTGGCAGGTTTTTGTGATATAG GTGAAAGTCTGGAAGAGACTGTCCGGCGAGAGATTGCAGAAGAGGTGGGATTGGAGGTGGACAGACTGCATTACTCTGCATCCCAGCATTGGCCCTTTCCTAACAGCACACTCATGATTGCTTGTCATGCAACTGTGAAACCAGGGCAGACAGAG CTCCAGGTGAACTTGAGAGAACTAGAAGCAGCTGCCTGGTTCAGTCGTGATGAGGTGGCCACAGTTCTGAGGAGAAACAACCCATCTAATCAACAACAGAGTGGGGCTGTCCCATTCTGGTTGCCCCCCAAGTTAGCCATTGCCCATCAACTGATAAAGGAGTGGGTGGAAAAACCAACCTGTTCTCCGTTGCCTGCTTAG
- the NUDT13 gene encoding nucleoside diphosphate-linked moiety X motif 13 isoform X1, with the protein MSLYCGTACRRKFFWCYRLLSTYVTKTRYLFELKEDDDACKKAQQTGAFYLFHNLAPLLQKSEHQYLAPQYSLLELERLLGKFGQDSQILEDSVLIGCSEQQEAWFALDLGLNSSSSVNASLQKAEMETALQGSFIKLTKALFELNVKDASLLSTAQALLRWHDTHQFCSRSGQPTKKNVSGSKRVCPSNNIIYYPQVAPVVITLVSDGTRCLLVRQSSFPKGMYSALAGFCDIGESLEETVRREIAEEVGLEVDRLHYSASQHWPFPNSTLMIACHATVKPGQTELQVNLRELEAAAWFSRDEVATVLRRNNPSNQQQSGAVPFWLPPKLAIAHQLIKEWVEKPTCSPLPA; encoded by the exons ATGTCCCTGTATTGTGGAACTGCTTGCAGGAGAAAATTTTTTTGGTGCTATAGGCTGCTGTCCACCTATGTCACTAAGACACG GTATTTATTTGAACTGAAAGAAGATGATGATGCATGTAAAAAAGCCCAGCAGACAGGAGCATTTTACCTCTTTCATAACTTGGCTCCTTTGCTTCAGAAATCAGAACATCAATACCTGGCCCCCCAGTATAGCCTATTAG AGTTGGAAAGGCTCCTGGGTAAGTTTGGACAAGACTCACAAATACTAGAAGATTCCGTGCTAATTGGATGCTCAGAACAGCAAGAAGCATGGTTTGCTCTGGATCTAGGTCTAAATAGCTCTTCTTCCGTAAATG cTTCCTTACAGAAAGCTGAAATGGAGACAGCCCTCCAGGGGTCTTTCATTAAGCTGACAAAGGCTCTCTTTGAGCTGAATGTGAAGGAtgcctccttgctgtccacg GCTCAGGCTCTTCTCCGTTGGCATGACACTCATCAGTTCTGCAGCAGAAGTGGGCAGCCCACCAAGAAGAATGTGTCTGGCAGCAAGCGTGTGTGCCCTTCCAATAACATCATCTATTATCCACAG GTGGCACCTGTGGTGATCACTCTGGTGTCAGATGGAACTCGATGCTTGCTTGTCCGCCAGAGTTCCTTTCCCAAGGGAATGTATTCTGCCTTGGCAGGTTTTTGTGATATAG GTGAAAGTCTGGAAGAGACTGTCCGGCGAGAGATTGCAGAAGAGGTGGGATTGGAGGTGGACAGACTGCATTACTCTGCATCCCAGCATTGGCCCTTTCCTAACAGCACACTCATGATTGCTTGTCATGCAACTGTGAAACCAGGGCAGACAGAG CTCCAGGTGAACTTGAGAGAACTAGAAGCAGCTGCCTGGTTCAGTCGTGATGAGGTGGCCACAGTTCTGAGGAGAAACAACCCATCTAATCAACAACAGAGTGGGGCTGTCCCATTCTGGTTGCCCCCCAAGTTAGCCATTGCCCATCAACTGATAAAGGAGTGGGTGGAAAAACCAACCTGTTCTCCGTTGCCTGCTTAG